In Pseudomonas lalkuanensis, the following are encoded in one genomic region:
- a CDS encoding methyl-accepting chemotaxis protein: MPLNRLSIQWKITLLAGLCLLAIVAVLIGISLYRMGAGTELVKANSAQMLETSARERMEGEGKVQALTIQRYFLSSYQDGLNFSRQVLLQKRQAQKLQLDSQALRDDLNQQVKEALQANPQLLSLYLVFEPNALDGNDALYANRTELGSNEAGRFSAYWAQRGGQLSSLAPTEAMISDATPMLDGSPFNTWFNCPKQTLKPCLLDPYFDDASGQKTLITTLTFPVIEDGRMLAVVGMDISLSNLQQLASAGSQGLYDGQGAISILSPAGLLAGHSEDAGLLGQGLAKAYPNEANTLLGLQREGKAHEQQADDHLQVLAPLQPIPESKPWAVLLDVPMQTLLAPALELQQDLDARNAQGTWLELLFGVAAAIAGLLLVWLTARGVTRPIQGVAHMLRDIASGEGDLTRRLDYARQDELGELAGWFNRFLDKLQPIIADVKRSVQDARGTADQSAAIASQTSAGMQQQYREVDQVATASNEMSATAQDVARSAAQAAEAARGADHATREGLGVIGKTTSAIEQLASEMSAAMEEVQALANSSEQIGSVLEVIRAIAEQTNLLALNAAIEAARAGEAGRGFAVVADEVRNLAKRTQDSVEEIRQVIEGLQHGTREVVGSMHSSHRQAQGSVEQVEQAVAALQRIGEAVTVITDMNLQIASAAEEQSAVAEEINRNVAAIRDVTESLSGQAEESAQVSQALNRLANHQQGLMDQFRA; the protein is encoded by the coding sequence ATGCCCCTCAACCGACTTTCCATCCAGTGGAAGATCACCTTGCTGGCGGGCCTCTGCCTGCTGGCCATCGTCGCCGTGCTGATCGGTATTTCGCTCTACCGCATGGGCGCCGGCACCGAACTGGTCAAGGCGAACAGTGCTCAGATGCTGGAGACCTCGGCTCGCGAGCGCATGGAAGGGGAGGGCAAGGTGCAGGCGCTGACCATCCAGCGCTACTTCCTCTCGTCCTACCAGGACGGCCTCAACTTCTCCCGCCAGGTGCTGCTGCAGAAGCGCCAGGCGCAGAAACTGCAACTGGACAGCCAGGCGCTGCGCGACGACCTGAATCAGCAGGTGAAGGAAGCCCTGCAGGCCAACCCGCAGCTGCTCAGCCTCTACCTGGTGTTCGAGCCGAACGCATTGGACGGCAACGACGCGCTCTACGCCAATCGCACTGAACTTGGCAGCAACGAGGCGGGCCGCTTCTCTGCCTACTGGGCGCAGCGTGGTGGCCAGCTCAGCAGCCTGGCGCCCACCGAAGCGATGATCAGCGACGCCACGCCCATGCTCGACGGCAGCCCGTTCAACACCTGGTTCAACTGCCCGAAACAGACCCTGAAGCCCTGCCTGCTTGACCCGTACTTCGACGACGCCTCGGGCCAGAAGACCCTGATCACCACGCTGACCTTCCCGGTGATCGAGGACGGCAGGATGCTCGCGGTGGTCGGCATGGATATCAGCCTGAGCAATCTGCAGCAGCTGGCCAGTGCCGGCAGCCAGGGGTTGTATGACGGCCAGGGCGCCATCAGCATCCTCAGCCCGGCGGGCCTGCTCGCCGGCCATAGCGAAGACGCCGGTCTGCTGGGCCAGGGATTGGCCAAGGCCTACCCGAATGAAGCCAATACGCTGCTCGGCCTGCAACGCGAGGGCAAGGCCCACGAGCAGCAGGCCGATGACCACTTGCAGGTGCTCGCGCCGCTGCAGCCGATTCCGGAATCCAAGCCCTGGGCCGTGCTCCTCGACGTGCCCATGCAGACTCTGCTGGCTCCGGCCCTTGAACTGCAACAGGACCTGGATGCGCGCAACGCCCAGGGCACCTGGCTGGAGCTGCTGTTCGGCGTTGCCGCCGCCATCGCCGGCCTGCTGCTGGTGTGGCTCACCGCCCGCGGCGTGACCCGGCCGATCCAGGGCGTGGCGCACATGCTCCGTGACATCGCCAGCGGCGAGGGCGACCTCACCCGGCGCCTGGACTACGCCCGCCAGGACGAGCTGGGCGAGCTGGCCGGCTGGTTCAACCGTTTCCTCGACAAGCTGCAGCCGATCATCGCCGACGTGAAGCGCTCGGTGCAGGACGCCCGCGGCACCGCCGACCAGTCCGCCGCCATCGCCAGCCAGACCAGCGCCGGCATGCAGCAGCAGTACCGCGAAGTCGACCAGGTGGCCACCGCCTCCAACGAGATGAGCGCCACCGCCCAGGACGTCGCCCGCAGCGCCGCCCAGGCCGCCGAAGCCGCCCGCGGCGCCGACCATGCCACCCGGGAAGGCCTCGGCGTGATCGGCAAGACCACCAGCGCCATCGAGCAACTGGCCAGCGAAATGAGCGCGGCCATGGAAGAAGTGCAGGCCCTGGCCAACAGCAGCGAGCAGATCGGCTCGGTGCTGGAAGTGATCCGCGCCATCGCCGAACAGACCAACCTGCTGGCGCTCAATGCCGCCATCGAGGCCGCGCGGGCCGGCGAGGCCGGGCGCGGCTTCGCGGTGGTGGCCGACGAGGTGCGCAACCTGGCCAAGCGCACCCAGGATTCGGTGGAGGAAATCCGCCAGGTGATCGAGGGCCTGCAGCACGGCACCCGCGAAGTGGTCGGCTCGATGCACAGCAGCCACCGCCAGGCGCAGGGCAGCGTCGAGCAGGTGGAACAGGCGGTGGCGGCGCTGCAGCGCATCGGCGAGGCGGTGACGGTGATCACCGACATGAACCTGCAGATCGCGTCTGCCGCCGAGGAACAGAGCGCGGTGGCCGAGGAGATCAACCGCAACGTGGCGGCGATCCGCGACGTCACCGAATCCCTTTCCGGCCAGGCCGAGGAGTCGGCCCAGGTCAGCCAGGCGCTGAACCGCCTGGCCAACCACCAGCAGGGGCTGATGGATCAGTTCCGCGCGTAG
- the peaA gene encoding quinohemoprotein amine dehydrogenase subunit alpha has translation MASLMFAQAHAAEEGPALLKSKCMGCHIPEGNDSYSRISHQRKTPEGWLMSIARMQVMHGLQISDDDRRTLVKYLADKQGLAPGETDGVRYAMERRLNTVEQFDDQLSQMCGRCHSGARVALQRRPAKEWEHLVNFHLGQWPSLEYQAQSRDRDWLELALKEMVPELAKRFPLENQAWADWQKARPKADALPGQWSFSGHMLAKGDVRGVMTVTADAGDTFKVEVKGQYADGTPFNGSGSAILYNGYEWRGNVKVGETNLRQVFAALNGEMKGRMFEAEHDERGLDFSAAKDGNAKLLAIQPAFIKAGSETELTLVGSGLKGTPDLGAGVEVVKVLEVTPKLVRVKVKAAADAAPGVRSVALGELKGVDLAVYKDIAEVRVVPAFSIARVGDNGGSTPKVQGRFEAEAWGKGADGQPYRIGYLPAKWSVEPFDERAKDDEDVKFAGVMQKDGVFIPGDAGPNPERKMMTNNAGNLKVIAQLEEGGQKGEGHLIVTVQRWNNPPIP, from the coding sequence ATGGCGTCCCTGATGTTCGCCCAGGCCCATGCAGCCGAGGAGGGTCCAGCCCTCCTCAAGTCCAAATGCATGGGTTGCCACATCCCCGAGGGCAACGATTCCTATAGCCGCATCAGCCATCAGCGCAAGACGCCTGAAGGCTGGCTGATGAGCATTGCGCGCATGCAGGTGATGCATGGCCTCCAGATCAGCGACGACGACCGCCGCACCCTGGTCAAATACCTGGCCGACAAGCAGGGCCTGGCCCCTGGCGAGACCGATGGCGTGCGCTATGCCATGGAGCGTCGCCTGAATACCGTCGAGCAGTTCGACGACCAGCTCAGCCAGATGTGCGGCCGTTGCCACTCCGGCGCCCGCGTCGCCCTGCAGCGCCGTCCCGCCAAGGAGTGGGAACACCTGGTCAACTTCCACCTCGGCCAGTGGCCGTCTCTCGAATACCAGGCCCAGTCCCGCGACCGCGACTGGCTGGAACTCGCCCTCAAGGAAATGGTGCCGGAGCTGGCCAAGCGCTTCCCGCTGGAGAACCAGGCCTGGGCCGACTGGCAGAAGGCCAGACCCAAGGCCGATGCCTTGCCGGGGCAGTGGAGCTTCAGCGGCCACATGCTCGCCAAGGGTGATGTGCGCGGCGTGATGACCGTAACCGCCGATGCCGGTGACACCTTCAAGGTCGAGGTGAAGGGCCAGTACGCCGACGGCACGCCGTTCAACGGCAGCGGCTCGGCCATTCTCTACAACGGCTACGAATGGCGCGGCAATGTGAAGGTCGGCGAGACCAACCTGCGCCAGGTGTTCGCTGCCCTGAACGGCGAGATGAAGGGCCGCATGTTCGAGGCCGAGCATGACGAGCGTGGCCTGGACTTCAGCGCCGCCAAAGACGGCAACGCCAAGTTGCTGGCCATACAGCCCGCCTTCATCAAGGCGGGTAGCGAAACCGAGTTGACCCTGGTCGGCAGCGGTCTGAAGGGCACTCCTGACCTCGGCGCCGGCGTCGAGGTGGTGAAAGTGCTGGAAGTCACTCCCAAGCTGGTTCGCGTCAAGGTCAAGGCTGCCGCCGATGCCGCACCCGGTGTGCGCAGCGTCGCGCTTGGCGAACTCAAGGGTGTCGACCTCGCGGTGTACAAGGACATTGCCGAGGTGAGGGTAGTGCCCGCGTTCTCCATCGCCCGTGTCGGCGATAACGGCGGCTCCACACCCAAGGTGCAGGGCCGCTTCGAAGCGGAAGCCTGGGGCAAGGGTGCCGACGGCCAGCCCTATCGCATTGGCTACCTGCCGGCGAAGTGGTCGGTGGAGCCTTTCGACGAGCGTGCCAAGGACGATGAGGACGTGAAGTTCGCCGGTGTGATGCAGAAGGATGGCGTGTTCATCCCTGGTGACGCCGGCCCCAACCCGGAACGCAAGATGATGACCAACAACGCCGGCAACCTGAAGGTGATCGCCCAGCTGGAAGAGGGCGGTCAGAAGGGCGAAGGGCACCTGATCGTCACCGTGCAACGCTGGAACAACCCGCCGATCCCGTAA
- a CDS encoding AMP-binding protein yields MNHQSYTRGRQDKDLLAMTIGAAFDATVAKFPEREALVVRHQGLRYSWKELAEAVERHARALLALGLNSGDRLGIWAPNCAEWCITQFASAKIGAILVNINPAYRSSELEYALKQSGCRWVICADAFKTSDYHAMFLGLVPELAAAEPGRLNCERLPELRGVVSLATNPPAAFLPWAELQQRAGEVSVEALAERQASLQFDDPINIQYTSGTTGFPKGATLSHYNILNNGYMVGESLGLTEQDRLVIPVPLYHCFGMVMGNLGCVTHGATMIYPGDAFDPLTTLRAVSEEKATALYGVPTMFIAELDHPQRGEFDLSSLRTGIMAGATCPIEVMRRVINEMHMSEVQIAYGMTETSPVSLQTGPDDELELRVTTVGRTQPHLESKIVDAEGRIVPRGTIGELCTRGYSVMLGYWNNPQATTDSIDPGRWMHTGDLASMDENGYVCIVGRSKDMIIRGGENIYPRELEEFFFTHPAVADVQVIGIPCSKYGEEIVAWIKFHPGHTASEEELRAWAKERIAHFKVPRFFRFVDAFPMTVTGKIQKFRMREISIEELTPPKDDKVTAIR; encoded by the coding sequence ATGAATCACCAGAGCTACACCCGGGGGCGGCAGGACAAGGACCTGCTCGCCATGACCATAGGCGCGGCATTCGATGCCACGGTTGCCAAGTTTCCCGAGCGCGAGGCGCTGGTAGTCAGGCACCAGGGCCTGCGCTACAGCTGGAAGGAACTGGCCGAAGCGGTGGAGCGTCACGCCCGTGCCTTGCTCGCCCTGGGCCTGAACAGCGGCGACCGACTGGGTATCTGGGCGCCCAACTGCGCCGAGTGGTGCATCACCCAGTTCGCCAGCGCCAAGATCGGCGCCATCCTGGTCAACATCAATCCGGCCTACCGCAGCAGCGAACTGGAATATGCGCTCAAGCAATCCGGCTGCCGCTGGGTGATCTGCGCCGACGCTTTCAAGACCTCCGACTACCACGCCATGTTCCTCGGCCTGGTGCCTGAGCTGGCCGCAGCGGAACCGGGCAGACTGAACTGCGAGCGCCTGCCGGAACTGCGTGGCGTGGTCAGCCTGGCCACCAACCCGCCGGCGGCGTTCCTGCCCTGGGCCGAATTGCAGCAGCGGGCAGGGGAAGTGAGCGTCGAAGCCCTGGCCGAGCGCCAGGCCAGCCTGCAGTTCGACGATCCGATCAACATCCAGTACACCTCCGGCACCACCGGCTTCCCCAAGGGCGCCACCCTCAGTCACTACAACATCCTCAACAACGGCTACATGGTCGGCGAGAGCCTGGGCCTGACCGAGCAGGATCGCCTGGTGATCCCGGTGCCGCTGTACCACTGCTTCGGCATGGTGATGGGCAACCTGGGCTGCGTGACCCACGGCGCCACCATGATCTACCCGGGCGACGCCTTCGACCCGCTGACCACCCTGCGTGCCGTGTCCGAGGAGAAGGCCACCGCCCTCTACGGCGTGCCCACCATGTTCATTGCCGAACTGGATCACCCGCAGCGCGGCGAGTTCGACCTGTCGAGCCTGCGCACCGGCATCATGGCCGGCGCCACCTGCCCGATCGAAGTGATGCGCCGGGTGATCAACGAGATGCACATGAGCGAGGTGCAGATCGCCTACGGCATGACCGAGACCAGCCCGGTGTCCCTGCAGACCGGCCCGGACGATGAGCTGGAACTGCGCGTGACCACGGTCGGCCGCACCCAGCCGCACCTGGAGAGCAAGATCGTCGACGCCGAGGGCAGGATCGTCCCGCGCGGTACCATCGGCGAACTCTGTACCCGTGGCTACAGCGTGATGCTGGGCTACTGGAACAACCCGCAGGCGACCACCGACTCCATCGACCCCGGCCGCTGGATGCACACCGGCGACCTCGCGTCCATGGACGAGAACGGCTACGTCTGCATCGTGGGTCGCAGCAAGGACATGATCATTCGCGGCGGCGAGAACATTTATCCGCGCGAGCTGGAAGAGTTCTTCTTCACCCATCCGGCAGTGGCCGACGTGCAGGTGATCGGCATTCCCTGCAGCAAGTACGGCGAGGAGATCGTCGCCTGGATCAAGTTCCACCCCGGCCACACCGCCTCTGAAGAGGAACTGCGCGCCTGGGCCAAGGAACGCATTGCCCACTTCAAGGTGCCGCGTTTCTTCCGCTTCGTGGATGCCTTCCCGATGACGGTGACCGGCAAGATCCAGAAGTTCCGCATGCGCGAGATCAGCATCGAGGAGCTGACCCCGCCGAAGGACGACAAGGTGACGGCGATTCGGTAG
- the qhpC gene encoding quinohemoprotein amine dehydrogenase subunit gamma, translating to MKHLKPLNNKAQMLEKAAAEDRIEEVMAMSAVAGCTATTDPGWEVDAFGGVSSLCQPMEADLYGCSDPCWWPAQVPDMMSTYQDWNAQASNSAEDWRNLGTVFPKDK from the coding sequence ATGAAACATCTGAAGCCGCTCAACAACAAAGCGCAAATGCTCGAAAAAGCCGCAGCCGAAGATCGCATCGAGGAAGTCATGGCCATGAGTGCGGTGGCCGGATGCACCGCCACCACCGACCCGGGCTGGGAAGTGGATGCCTTCGGCGGGGTGAGCTCGCTGTGCCAGCCGATGGAAGCCGACCTCTATGGCTGCTCCGACCCTTGCTGGTGGCCGGCCCAGGTGCCCGACATGATGAGCACTTACCAGGACTGGAACGCCCAGGCGTCCAACTCCGCAGAAGACTGGCGCAACCTCGGCACCGTATTCCCGAAAGACAAATGA
- a CDS encoding AraC family transcriptional regulator: MTGTSAEKGTISVRLVHEALLELRQRGFDDSDLLSQSGIPVELLAKPYGRVSSQLYGQLWLLIARTMDDEFFGMNPRRMKSGSFAYMTRAAAKEPTVGAALELSLRFLELVFDGLSPRLERRGGLAEITLDEPEEQQCRAFSYFTLWLMIHGLMCWLAGRRIPILGVDLRCAVPDYIEDYRVMFSTNLRFSRPQSRLLFNADCLELPVRRTPRDLKRFLAGLPANILVRYRDPQSLAARIRAYLRSIRPERWPDVEALSSHFYMAPSTLRRKLSLEGQSYQGLKDQVRRDLAIARLDNGEGNFTELAFELGFADTSAFYKAFKKWTGSTPGQYRALIHPDSS, from the coding sequence ATGACAGGCACGTCCGCCGAGAAAGGCACCATCTCCGTCCGCCTGGTCCACGAAGCCCTGCTGGAACTCCGCCAGCGGGGCTTTGACGATTCCGACCTGCTGAGCCAGAGCGGCATTCCCGTCGAGCTGCTGGCCAAGCCCTATGGACGCGTGTCGTCGCAGCTCTACGGGCAGCTGTGGCTGCTCATCGCGCGGACCATGGACGACGAGTTCTTCGGCATGAACCCGCGGCGGATGAAGTCCGGCAGCTTCGCCTACATGACTCGCGCGGCGGCGAAGGAGCCCACCGTGGGGGCGGCCCTGGAGCTGTCCCTGCGATTCCTCGAACTGGTCTTCGACGGCCTTTCGCCGCGCCTGGAGCGTCGGGGCGGTCTTGCTGAAATTACGTTGGATGAACCCGAGGAGCAGCAATGCAGGGCCTTCAGCTACTTCACCCTGTGGCTGATGATCCACGGCCTGATGTGCTGGCTGGCCGGGCGGCGCATTCCCATCCTCGGCGTCGACCTGCGCTGCGCAGTGCCGGACTACATCGAGGACTACCGGGTGATGTTCAGCACCAATCTGCGCTTCTCCCGTCCCCAGAGCCGACTGCTGTTCAATGCCGACTGCCTGGAGCTGCCGGTTCGGCGCACGCCGCGTGACCTCAAGCGTTTCCTCGCCGGCTTGCCGGCGAACATCCTGGTACGTTATCGCGATCCGCAAAGCCTCGCGGCGCGCATCCGCGCCTACCTGCGCAGCATCCGCCCCGAGCGCTGGCCCGACGTGGAAGCGCTGTCCAGCCACTTCTACATGGCGCCGTCCACCCTGCGCCGCAAGCTGTCCCTGGAAGGGCAGTCCTACCAGGGGCTGAAGGACCAGGTCCGGCGCGACCTGGCCATCGCCCGACTGGACAACGGGGAAGGCAACTTCACCGAGCTGGCCTTCGAGCTGGGCTTTGCAGACACCAGCGCCTTCTACAAGGCATTCAAGAAATGGACCGGCTCAACGCCCGGGCAATACCGCGCCTTGATTCATCCGGATTCAAGTTGA
- the peaD gene encoding quinohemoprotein amine dehydrogenase subunit beta, with the protein MKLKAIASLATAVAGFALGTNAWAADAAGPALKAGHEYMIATNYPNNLHVVDLASDSLYKTCRLPDAFGPGTAMMAPDNKTAFILNNHFGDLYGVDLDDCKTVFHAKLSRNPGEKVRSMFSFALSPDGKELYTTVNPTQVMSDHYVVKQPRLEVFRTSDGLDAKPVRSFPMPRQVYLMRAADDGSLFVAGPDIYKMDVQTGKYEVAVPGRNWQRPNYSAPDVLYFWPHQTPNHEFSMLYTTAKFKDEKQDLATADFIYGYVSIDLKTGKPTVQDFAPLTELYFTGLRSPKDPNQMFGVLNRLAKYDIREQKLIKAANLEHTYYCVAFNTKGSKLYLAGTFNDIAVFDPDSLEKVKNIKLPGGDMAITTTQVFIR; encoded by the coding sequence ATGAAACTCAAAGCCATCGCCAGCCTGGCGACCGCCGTCGCCGGCTTCGCACTGGGCACCAATGCCTGGGCCGCTGATGCAGCCGGTCCGGCGCTGAAGGCCGGTCATGAATACATGATCGCAACCAACTATCCGAACAACCTGCACGTGGTCGATCTGGCCAGCGACAGCCTGTACAAGACCTGTCGCCTGCCAGACGCCTTCGGTCCCGGCACCGCGATGATGGCGCCGGACAACAAGACTGCCTTCATCCTCAACAACCACTTCGGCGACCTCTACGGCGTCGACCTGGACGACTGCAAGACGGTGTTCCACGCCAAGCTGTCGCGCAATCCGGGGGAGAAGGTGCGTTCGATGTTCTCCTTCGCCCTGAGCCCGGACGGCAAGGAGCTCTACACCACGGTCAATCCGACCCAGGTGATGAGCGACCATTACGTGGTCAAGCAGCCGCGCCTGGAAGTGTTCCGCACCAGCGATGGCCTTGACGCCAAGCCGGTGCGCAGCTTCCCGATGCCGCGCCAGGTCTACCTGATGCGCGCCGCCGATGACGGCAGCCTGTTCGTCGCCGGGCCGGACATCTACAAGATGGACGTGCAGACCGGCAAGTACGAGGTGGCGGTACCCGGCCGCAACTGGCAGCGCCCGAACTACAGTGCCCCGGACGTGTTGTATTTCTGGCCGCACCAGACGCCGAACCACGAGTTCTCGATGCTTTATACGACGGCCAAGTTCAAGGATGAGAAGCAGGACCTGGCCACCGCCGACTTCATCTATGGCTATGTCAGCATCGACCTGAAGACCGGCAAACCCACGGTCCAGGACTTCGCGCCGCTGACCGAGCTGTACTTCACCGGCCTGCGCTCGCCGAAGGACCCGAACCAGATGTTCGGCGTGCTCAACCGTCTGGCGAAGTACGACATCAGGGAGCAGAAGCTGATCAAGGCCGCGAACCTGGAGCACACCTACTACTGCGTCGCCTTCAACACCAAGGGCAGCAAGCTCTACCTGGCCGGCACCTTCAACGACATCGCGGTGTTCGATCCGGACAGCCTGGAGAAGGTGAAGAACATCAAACTGCCGGGTGGCGATATGGCGATTACCACGACGCAGGTGTTCATCCGGTAA
- the peaB gene encoding quinohemoprotein amine dehydrogenase maturation protein — protein MGAILNLVERNLHEVRVDADRMLFHIPSSSLFAADEVTGGIIDALRQQSCSSEDLVQRLAGRFAGQDINETLRELIALEVVSDGSPLTPEIGISKVERTALNTVVLNVNTGCNLSCTYCYKEDLDKPSAGKKMGAETAEASVEMLLRESPDEERYSVVFFGGEPLSNRPLIEHMVDYCERRFSDAGKQVEFIMTTNATLLTEEIIDYLNKHRFGLSISIDGPKTVHDRNRITVGGQGTYDVVRRKVDLLLSRYRSRPVGARVTLTRGITDVETIWNHLFNELGFAEVGFAPVTSGDMANYNLTSEELVEVFANMKALGRRYLEAALEHRNIGFSNLHQLITDIHEGHKKALPCGAGLKMLAVDHKGELNLCHRFTGSSMPTFGNVHSGVKQVELNDFLSQRLDRSGTGCDTCRIRNLCSGGCYHESYARYGDPTHPTYHYCELMRDWVDFGIEVYSRIMAVNPAFISSYISPRKAH, from the coding sequence ATGGGCGCAATCTTGAATCTGGTCGAACGCAACCTGCACGAAGTGCGAGTGGATGCCGACCGCATGCTGTTCCATATCCCGAGCAGTTCTCTGTTCGCCGCCGATGAGGTTACCGGCGGCATCATCGACGCCCTGCGTCAGCAGAGCTGCTCGTCCGAAGACCTGGTGCAGCGCCTGGCCGGGCGTTTCGCCGGGCAGGACATCAATGAAACCTTGCGCGAGCTGATCGCGCTGGAAGTGGTCAGCGACGGTTCGCCGCTGACACCGGAAATCGGCATCAGCAAGGTGGAGCGCACGGCGCTCAACACCGTGGTGCTGAACGTCAACACCGGCTGCAACCTGAGCTGCACCTACTGCTACAAGGAAGACCTGGACAAGCCTTCGGCCGGCAAGAAGATGGGCGCGGAAACCGCCGAAGCCTCGGTGGAGATGCTGCTGCGCGAATCGCCCGATGAAGAGCGCTACAGCGTGGTGTTCTTCGGTGGCGAGCCGCTGTCCAACCGTCCGCTGATCGAGCACATGGTGGACTATTGCGAGCGTCGCTTCAGTGATGCTGGCAAGCAGGTGGAGTTCATCATGACCACCAACGCAACGCTGCTCACCGAAGAGATCATCGACTACCTCAACAAGCATCGCTTCGGGCTGTCGATCAGCATCGACGGGCCGAAGACGGTGCACGACCGCAATCGCATCACCGTGGGCGGGCAGGGCACCTATGACGTGGTCCGGCGCAAGGTGGACCTGCTGCTGTCGCGCTACCGCAGCCGCCCGGTGGGCGCGCGGGTGACCCTGACCCGTGGCATCACCGATGTCGAGACCATCTGGAACCACCTGTTCAACGAGCTGGGTTTCGCCGAGGTGGGCTTCGCCCCGGTCACCTCGGGCGACATGGCGAACTACAACCTCACCAGCGAAGAGTTGGTGGAAGTCTTCGCCAACATGAAGGCGCTCGGCCGTCGCTACCTGGAGGCGGCCCTGGAGCACCGCAACATCGGTTTCTCCAACCTTCACCAGCTGATCACCGATATCCATGAAGGCCACAAGAAGGCGCTGCCCTGCGGGGCCGGCCTGAAGATGCTGGCGGTGGATCACAAGGGCGAGCTGAACCTCTGCCACCGTTTCACCGGTTCCAGCATGCCGACCTTCGGCAACGTGCACAGCGGGGTGAAACAGGTCGAACTGAACGACTTCCTCTCCCAGCGCCTGGATCGCTCCGGCACCGGCTGCGACACCTGCCGCATCCGCAACCTGTGCTCCGGCGGCTGCTACCACGAGAGCTACGCCCGCTACGGCGACCCCACTCACCCGACCTATCACTACTGCGAGCTGATGCGCGACTGGGTGGACTTCGGCATCGAAGTCTACAGCCGCATCATGGCCGTCAACCCGGCTTTCATCAGCAGCTACATCTCTCCGCGGAAGGCGCACTGA